The sequence below is a genomic window from Oleomonas cavernae.
CTGCGCATCGCCGCCGCCGTGGCGCCCATCGGTGCCGTGGTGGGCGAATGGGTCGGCTCGGCCGGGGGGCTGGGCTGGCTGATGCTGCATGCCAATGCCCGGGCCAAGATCGACCTGATGTTCGCCGCCCTGATCGTGCTCGCGGCCCTGGCCCTGCTGCTTTACCTGGGTGTCGACCGGCTGATGCGCCGGGCGACGCCCTGGGCCCAATCCTCCGACCCTGCAACCCTGACGGATAGTTGACCCCATGAAGCGACTTCGCGCCCTGATCCTGGGCCTTGCCTGCCTCGCCGCAACGCCCGCCGCCGCGGCCGACAAGCTGACCGTGCTGCTCGACTGGGCGGTCAATCCCGACCACGCCCGCTGATCCTGGCCAAGACCCAAGGCTATTTCGCCGCGCGCGGGCTGGAGGTGGAACTGATCGCGCCGTCCGATCCCAACGATCCCCCAAGCTGGTCGCCGCCGGCCAGGCCGACCTAGCCGTGACCTACCAGCCGCAACTGGTCCTGCTGGTCGACCAGGGCCTGCCGCTGAAACGCGTGGCGACCCTGATCGACACGCCGCTGAACTGCCTTGCGGTGCTGGCCGACGGGCCGGTCAAATCGATCGCCGACCTCAAAGGCCGCAAGATCGGCTATTCGGTGGCAGGCTTCGAGGATGCCCTGCTCAACACCATGCTGGCGACCGCGGGCCTGACCAATGCCGATGTGCAACTGGTGAACGTCAATTTCGCCCTGGCGACCTCGCTCGCCGCGGGCCAGGTCGATGCGGTGATCGGCGCCTACCGCAATTTCGAGATCCCGGAAATGGCCCTGCTGGGCAAGCCCGCGCGCATTTTCCCGGTCGAGGATCATGGCGTGCCGTCCTATGACGAGCTGATCATCGCGGCCGGCGCGGACAAGGCCGACGACCCCCGCATCGCCCGCTTCGTCGCCGCCCTGGAAGACGGGGCACGTTACACCATCAACCACCCGGACGAGGCCTGGGCGGCGTTCATCGCGGCCTATCCCGAGTTGAACGACGAATTGAACAGGCAGGCCTGGGCCTTGACCCTGCCGCGCTTCGCGGCCAGCCCGGCGGCGCTGGACCCCGGGCGTTTCACCCGGGCGGCGAGCTTCCTGCATCAGGCCGGCCTGATCGCCAAGGTCTCGCCGCCGCAGACCTATGCCGCATTTCCGAAGTAACGCTGCGTGGCATCGGCACCCTGCGTCCTTCGAGACGGCCCTGCGGGCCTCCTCAGGATGAGGAAAATCTTTATGGCAAAAAGACTTACCTCATGCCTCAAGGAGCCACTCGAAGAGTGGCGTCTCGAAGGACGCAGGATGTCTAACCCGGGTTTACGAGCCTGCTGACGAGCAAGCGGCGCGGTTCTGGCGAACCGCGCCGTGCTCCCTCTCCCCCGAGGCAACCGGCCGGTCAGGCCGGTTTGAGTTCGGCGACCTGCGGCCCCTTGTCGCTTTCGACGATGCGCACCATCACCGTCTGGCCCGGCGCCACTTCGACGACGCCCGAACGGCGTAACACCTCCATGTGCACGAAGATGTCGGGCGTGCCCTCGCCGCGCGACACGAAGCCGTAGCCGCGCGCCCGGTTGAACCACTTGACGGTGGCCTCGACCGGTGTGCCGGCGTCTTCGATCGGCGGCAGGGCGCGGCGCGGCGGTGGTCGCAGCCGGTCCGAAGGCAGGGCGGTCGACGGGTCGTGATCGATTACCCGCAGCGCCTGGAAGCCCTTCGGTCGGCGCACCGCCTCGCAGCGCAAGGTGGCGCCCTCGTCGACATGGTCGAGCCCTGCCTGGCGCAGCGCCGACAAATGCAACAAGATATCTCCCTGGCCGTCCCCCGGTGTGACGAAGCCATAGCCCTTCGTCATGTCAAACCACTTCACCCGGCCCGAGATTTCGATTGTGGCGATATCGGCGCCGCCACCCGCCGCCATGAGATGTTCCATGAGCAACTCTTCCCACACGGAAAAGATGACACGTTGGTCACCTTTTCGAGCTATCCCCTAATTTCACGCGCAGTTTTTCCTGCGTTCTTTATGACGCCATATTCCCACCAGGATTTATGACTGTCACGAAGAATGATTTGTGACGGGTGGAATTTGCCACCGAAACGCTTCATCTCAATGCTGCATCGCAACCTGCAGGCGGGCCTGTTGCCACCACCTTGGGGTTTTCAAGGCAGCATCAATACTGCACAGTACCGGCCTGTTCGGCGGCGTTATCTGCGCGAAAGGGAGGCCGGTGACGCAACGTATTTTGCTGGGGTCGGCGTTCTACTTGCTGTGGGTGGGCTTGTCCGGCCATTTCTCCCCGTTTCTCCTGGCCACCTCGGTCCTGTCGGTCGTCGGCGTCGTTGCGCTGGTGTCTCACCTGGGCCTGATCTCCCGGGATTTTCAACCGTTTACGCTGATCGCCGGCATCGTCGGCTACTGGGGCTGGCTGCTGGTCGAAATCCTGAAAGCGAATTTCGACGTCATCGTGGCGATCCTGCGCGGCCGCATTTCGCCGGCCATGGCCTGGCTCCCGGCCAGCCAGAAAAGCCAGGTTTTCCGCGCTCTTTACGCCAATTCGATCACGCTTACCCCCGGTACGGTGACGGTTGTCGCGGAAGGCGATCATTTTCTTGTCCACGCCCTGCGCCGCGACGGCCTGGGTAGTTTGGCCGAGGGCGAAATGAACCGCCGCTGCACCGCCCTCGATGCACGTTTCCGGGGCGCGCGCCCGTGATCCGCCGGTCATGAGCCTCTATGCCGCCGCGGCCACCGCCCTGCTTGCCACCTTCGGGCTCGCGCTGATTCGGGCGCTGGCCGGGCCGACGGTGTTCGACCGGATCCTGGCGCTGAACCTGATCGGCACGAAAACCATCCTGCTGATCGCCGTCCTGGGCTTTGCCACCGGCCGTTTCGACTTCATCGACATCGCCCTGGTCTATGCCGTGCTCAACCTGATCGGCACCGTGGCGGTCATGCGCTACCTGATCGGCGAGAAGGACCGGGCATGAGCGGCGCGGAGCTGATCGAATTGCTGCGCAGCATTTTGGGCGGCGGGATGGTTGCCATCGGCGCGCTGGCCGCCCTGGTCGGGGCGGTCGGGCTGCTGCGCCTGCCCGACTTCTATACCAGGGCCCATGCCGCCGGGGTGACCGACACCCTGGGGGCGATCGGCATCCTGGCCGGACTCGCCGTGCTGTCGCCCGATGTCCTGGTCGCGCTGAAACTTCTCGTCGTGCTGATCGTCGCCCTGTTCGCGTCGCCGGCGGCGTGCCATGCCCTGGCGCGGGCCGCCTTCCGCACGGGCCTGCGCCCGGTGCTGGACGGCGACAAGCTGCCGCCCGCCGGCCCGGGGGAGTAAGCCCATGGAGACCAGCAAGTCGCTCAGAAGGCCATGGCCACCGCCAGCGCCACCG
It includes:
- the mnhG gene encoding monovalent cation/H(+) antiporter subunit G, yielding MSGAELIELLRSILGGGMVAIGALAALVGAVGLLRLPDFYTRAHAAGVTDTLGAIGILAGLAVLSPDVLVALKLLVVLIVALFASPAACHALARAAFRTGLRPVLDGDKLPPAGPGE
- a CDS encoding cold-shock protein, with protein sequence MEHLMAAGGGADIATIEISGRVKWFDMTKGYGFVTPGDGQGDILLHLSALRQAGLDHVDEGATLRCEAVRRPKGFQALRVIDHDPSTALPSDRLRPPPRRALPPIEDAGTPVEATVKWFNRARGYGFVSRGEGTPDIFVHMEVLRRSGVVEVAPGQTVMVRIVESDKGPQVAELKPA
- a CDS encoding Na+/H+ antiporter subunit E produces the protein MTQRILLGSAFYLLWVGLSGHFSPFLLATSVLSVVGVVALVSHLGLISRDFQPFTLIAGIVGYWGWLLVEILKANFDVIVAILRGRISPAMAWLPASQKSQVFRALYANSITLTPGTVTVVAEGDHFLVHALRRDGLGSLAEGEMNRRCTALDARFRGARP
- a CDS encoding ABC transporter permease subunit, which gives rise to LRIAAAVAPIGAVVGEWVGSAGGLGWLMLHANARAKIDLMFAALIVLAALALLLYLGVDRLMRRATPWAQSSDPATLTDS
- a CDS encoding monovalent cation/H+ antiporter complex subunit F produces the protein MSLYAAAATALLATFGLALIRALAGPTVFDRILALNLIGTKTILLIAVLGFATGRFDFIDIALVYAVLNLIGTVAVMRYLIGEKDRA